In the genome of Methylomagnum ishizawai, the window GCGCCTGGGCCAAATCCTGCTGAACTACCTGAGCAACGCCGTCAAGTTCACCGAGCAGGGCGGCATCACCCTCCGGGCCGGGGTGATCGAGGAGGACGCGGATTCGGCCCTGTTGATCTTCGAGGTCCAGGACACCGGCATCGGCATCTCCGAGGAACAGCAGGCGCGGGTGTTCGGGGCGTTCGAGCAGGCCGAGAACTCCACCACCCGGCTCTATGGCGGCACCGGCCTGGGGCTGGCCATCAGCCGGCACCTGGTGCGGATGATGGGGGGCGAGGTCGGCGTGGTCAGCGCTCCTGGGCAGGGCAGCCTGTTCTGGTTCACCGCGCGTTTGAAACGCGGGCTGGCCCTGCCGATGGCGGCCGCGAGGGGCGAGCGGCCCCGGCTGCGGGCCGGGGCGCGGGTCTTGCTGGCCGAGGACAACCCGATCAACCAGGAAGTCACCCTGGCCTTGCTGGACGAGGCCGGGCTGTGGGTGGAGGTGGCCGGGAACGGGGCCGAAGCCGTGGAACAAGCGCGGACCGGCGGCTACGACCTGATCCTGATGGATATGCGGATGCCGGTCATGGACGGCTTGGAAGCCACCCGCCGCATCCGGGCGCTGGACGCGGGCCGGAGCGTGCCCATCCTCGCCATGACCGCCAACGCCTTCGAGGAGGACCGCCAACTCTGCCTGGACGCCGGGATGAACGGCCATGTCGCCAAGCCGGTCGATCCCGACAACCTCTACGCCACCTTGGCCTGTTGGATACCCGCCGATCCGGCCCAGTTGCCGACGGCGTGCGCGGCCATGGAACGCCAACGCGCCGCCCGGTCCGGGACTCCGTGCTTGATCGACCAGGAAGACGGGTTGCGGCGCTTCGGCGGCCGGCTTGACCATTACCACCAAGTGTTGGGCGGTTTCGCCAGGTTGCACGGTGGCGACGCCGACGCGCTCCGGGCCGCGCTGGCCGGGGGCGACCAGGAAACGGCGGAGCGCATGGCCCATTCGCTTAAGAGCGCCGCCGCCACCCTGGGCGCGGAGCGTGTGTGGCGCTCGGCCCAAGACTTGGAAGCCCATATCCGCGAGGGCCGGGATGTCGGCGGCCTCGCGGGAGAATTGGACGGACTGGCCGAGAACCTGGCCGCGACCTGCGCCGAGGTCCAAATGCTTAGGATCGCCCGGCCGGTCTCGCAACCGCCCGACCCGGAGCGCCTCGAAGGCTTGCTGGAAGAGTTGGAATTCCTGCTGGACCAGGACGATATCCGGGCCATGAACGTGTGGCGGGAATTGCGGCCGCTCTTGATCCTCGTCCAGGGCGAGGTGCCGGTCATGCCCTTGGAGCGCCGCATCGACGGCTTCGATTTCCCGGTCGCCCTGGACCTCTTACGCGGCTTGCGTTTGCGTAGCCGGTCGAGTTAAATGGGCCGCTTTGCCGTAGCGCCGAGGTCGGCGGACGGGCGTGATCGATCATCGACAGGGTGGCTTATGGCGGGAATGGCGTTGCTGACGGGGATGGACGGTGGAACCGGCTCCGGTCCTCCAGGCCATGGCCGTTCCGCCGCCCTGGGGCTGGGCAAGGAATCCCGGCTTTGAGGGCGGGCCGTTCCAGCCAGGGGTCGGACGCCGCCGCGCATCCCGCCGATGTGTTCGCCCAATTGGGCTTGATGGTCTTCGCCCTGCTGGCGTTTTGCGCCCCTTTGGCCAGCGCGTCCGGTCTGGGACTGATCTTCCTGGCCGCGCTGTTTTCCCCCGAGGCCCGCCAATCCTTCCGCCGCGACCCCCTTCTGCGCTGGTCCTTGGTGTTGTGCGCCTATCTGGCGGTGGAAGCCGCCTGGGCCACCATCCGCTTCCCGGAAACCTGGGCGGTCCAACTCCGGTTCCTCGGCCAATGGAGCCTGTGCCTGGGGTTCCCGGTGCTGGCTTGGGGTTTGCGGGGCCGACCCGAGCGGGTCGGTTGGGTGTTGCTGGCGGCGTTCGCCGGTTTGGTGTTCGGGACGGCCTTGCACCTGCGTGGGGCCGACCTCTGGGCCTTCCGGGTCGGCCAGCAGACCGGCTTCCAGATGCGGGCGGGCTGCGCCGGGTTGGTGTGGGCCACGGCCTTGCTGGGGTTGCTCCTGTATGCGGGACCGGCGCTGCGGGCCGTGTGGGGCACGCCTAGGCTGTGGCCGCGGCTGCTGTTTTTCGGGGGAGGGCTTTATCTGGCGGTCTACACCTTGGTGGCGAGCCAGTCCCGGATTTCCTGGATCGCCCTGGCGCTGGCCGTGGCAGCCGGCGTCGTCTACCGCGTCCGCGACTCATGGGGTCGGGAAGATGGAGCCAAACGGCCCTACGTCCTGGTGTTGGCCCTGGTCCTGGTCGGCGCGGGCATCGCCCTCAACACGGATAGGATCGGGGAGCGCGTCGCCGCCGACCGTGTGGTGGTGGCGAAAATCCTGAGCGGCGATACCGCCGACCTGCCGCTGTCTTCCTTCAAATACCGATATTATGTGCAACGGTTCGGCCTGGAAAAATGGTGGGAAAGTCCTTGGTTCGGTTGGGGACCGGGTTCCACCGCGTATTTGATCAAACTGGCCGACCGCAAGGAACTCGTCAACGAGACCGACAACGGGCGGATGATGGGCCAGTTGCACAATACCTATCTGGAAATACTGATGCAGGGCGGTCTCGTGGGCCTGGGTTTGTTCCTGACCTGGGCGGCGATATTCGCCAAGCCATTGTTGCGGCCCGAATATCGCGACCGCTTGCCCGAACCCCTCGGGCTATTCGTCCTGGGTGGATGCTCGATACTCGCCATCTGGGGGTTCGCCGCCTATGGGATGATCGTCGAGAATTGGCCTTATTGGCGCTGCTATTGGCTATTATTGGCAGGTATCGCCCATACCTTTGTCGTCTACCCGCCCGTTGTGCGGGCGGGTGCTTTACATACCTGATTATGAGCGCAACTCGGGAAATCGTCATTACCCCAGGCCGGGCCATGAGCAATTATTGGCTGGACCTGTGGCGGTATCGGGAATTGTTTTACTTCATGGCGTGGCGCGATATTTTGCTGCGCTACAAGCGGATGAGTATCGGTTTCGCCTGGGCGGTGATCCGGCCCGTGCTGACCATGTTGATATTTACCCTGGTTTTCAGCCGCATCGCCAAATTGCCATCCGGGGGGGTACCCTATCCCCTTTTGATTTATACCGCCATGTTGCCTTGGCAGTTTTTCGCTACGGCTTTCACCGACGCGGGTAATAGCCTGACCAACAAGGAATCGATCATCGCCAAGGTGTATTTCCCCAGGTTGATCGTGCCGGCCAGCGCGGTCATCGTGAGCTTCGCCGATTTCGTGGTGGCCTTGGTGGTTTTGGCCGGGCTGATGGTGTGGTATGGCATCGTTCCCGATCTGCGGCTCTGTGCCTTGCCCGCGTTCGCGCTGCTGGTGGTCTTGGTCGCCCTGGGGGCGGGGCTGTGGATTTCCGCCCTCAGCGTCAAATACAAGGATTTCCGTTATATCATTCCGTTCGCGGTGCAACTGGGCTTATATATTTCTCCGGTGGGTTTCAATAGCACGGTGGTGCCGGAAACTTGGCGCTGGGTTTTCGCCTTGAATCCCATGGTGGGGGTCATCGATGGTTTCCGCTGGTCGGTGCTGGGGATGGAGCCGCCCGATCTGAGGTATAGCTTGGGGGTTTCCCTGGCACTCGCCCTATTTTTGCTAGTTAGCGGTACCGCTTACTTCCGTAGGTTGGAACGTTCCATAGCGGAGTTATTATGACGGTCGCCGTTGCCATCGAAGGTCTGGGCAAGAAATTCGCCCTGCACCATCAAGCCGGGCGCAAATCCTATTCCACATTCCGCGATGCTTTGACCGACGGGGTGAAAGCCCTGGGCAAAAAACTCGTGGGCCGGGGGAGCGGCAAGGATTCCATAGAGGAATTCTGGGCGCTCGACGATATTACCCTGGATATCCGCGAAGGCGAGAAAGTGGGTGTGATTGGGCGCAATGGGGCCGGGAAATCCACCTTGTTGAAAGTATTGTCCAGGATCATCGAGCCGACCCGTGGCCGTATCCGTATCCGTGGCCGCGTGGCCAGCCTATTGGAGGTGGGTACGGGGTTCCACCCGGAATTGACGGGCCGGGAGAATATCTTTTTCAATGGTTCGATTCTGGGAATGACCAAGGCCGAGATCGTCCGCAAATTCGACGAGATCGTCGCCTTCGCCGAGGTGGAGAAATTCCTCGATACCCCGGTCAAGCATTATTCGTCGGGGATGTATGTGCGTTTGGGATTTGCGGTGGCCGCCCATTTGGAACCGGAAATTCTGGTGGTGGACGAGGTCTTGGCGGTGGGGGATGCCAGATTCCAGAAAAAATGCCTGGGTAAACTTGAAGAGGTTGGGCGGCAGGGCCGGACCGTCATGTTTGTCAGCCACAATATGAGTTCCATACTGCAATTCACCGACCGCACTATTTTGCTGGGGGGCGGGCGCGTCCTGTTCGATGGCGATAGCGAAGCCGGGGTCATGCAATATATCCGGGTCAACGAGGAAGCCGGCAAAGCCACCGATCTCGATACCCATTTGCCTTGGTTCAAAATCGATAGCCTGATTTTCGACCAAAGCGATATGGCGATTGGTTTCAACCGGCCTTTGCGTTTCCGCCTGGATTTATCGGTGGGACGCAAGGTGAAGGAACTCATGATGACTTTCGGCATTTTCAATAGTATCGGTGCCCGCATTATCACCGCCCGGGGAATGCTGCCATTCTTGCCTTCCGGTACCCATGGCATCGCCTTGGAGATACCCGATCACCGCCTGATTCCGGGTAATTATTCTATTTCGGTGGTGCTGCGGTCCGGGGAGGATTTGATTTTCTCCAAGGAGCAGGTGATCGCTTTTGAATTATTAGCCGATGATATCGACGATCCCTTGTTGCTTCCTATCGTGGCGCGGGCCAAGGATCGTTGGGGGTCTTATTGCGCGATGAGCGCCAAACTCGATGGTTTCAAACGGACTGAATCTGCGGATAGCTGAGGGGGTTGCGATGAAGAACAGTTATCGGGTGCGTTCGGAAAATCCGATGCGGACCTTGGCCCGTTCTGTCCGGGATTTTCTGGTATGGGAGCGCTATCGATGGCATTGCCCGTTGGTGAAGGCGGCTTTGAAATATAAGCCCCCGCAAGACTTGTTGTTCAGCACCAATGTATCCCCGTGTTATCGGTATGTATATTTGGGGAATCCGAAAACCGGGGCTTCGAGCTTGAAGTCGGCCTTGGCGGACTTGGAGGCACGCACTCTCGATACCGATATGGATAAGTATGATATGGAGTTGATTCATAATACAGAAATTTCGCCTTTGAAAAGAATAACCTATTTCGGGGCACCAAACCCGTTATCGTATTTGGTGGATCATGGATTTCGCTTTTTCACCTTCGTGAGGAATCCTTATCATAGGTTATTGTCTTGCTATCGCGATAAGATTTTGAATTACCAAGCATACCAGATGCAAAAACCCAGGTTATTGCGGGCCATGGGGCGTTCAGAAAAAGATTTGGCGATGTCGATCACTTTCGAGCAATTTATCAGGGCCATCGTGCCGCAGAGCGATTACCGGATGGACCCCCATTGGCGCCCCCAGACTTCCAATACCTTGTACGAGGTACTGGATATTGCCTTTGTCGGCAGGTTCGAGAGGTATTCGGAGGATTTCGCGGCGGTGTTCGAGTGGATCGGCGTGGAGCCGGACCGGATACCGCGATACCGCCATTTGAACCGGTCGGGAGCGGCGACCGGCTGTGCCGAATTTTATACCCGAGAATTGCAGGATTTGGTTTATCAGAGATATGAAAAAGATTTCATCAACTTTTCCTATGGCTATGATCTCCCGGATTGAGGCTGGATAAATCGGATTGGAGGGGCATCTGGCTGAAGTTGTGGGTGGAAGATATGCCTAGGGTTACAGTTTTGATGCCGGTCTATAATGGCGGGGAATTCCTGCGACCGGCCATCGAAAGCGTTATCGGACAGACTTATACCGATTTCGAGTTTTTGATTATCGACGATGGCTCCACGGATTCCAGCTTCGCGGTCTGCCAGGAATACCGGGACCGGCGCATCCGCTTGGTCAGGAATGAAGCCAACCTGGGTTTGATCGCAACCTTGAACAAGGGTTTGGAGTTATGCGAGGGCGAGTTCATCGCCCGCATGGATTGCGACGATATTTGCCTGCCCTGGCGTTTGGAAAAGCAACTGGCCTTTTTGGACGCGCACCCCGATATCGGTATCTGCGGGACGTGGTTCGAGAAGTTCTATGGGAATTGCTCCCAGATCATGCGGGTGCCGGTGGAGGATGCCCATATCCGGTTTTCCCTGGTGATGGATAACGCCTTCGGCCATAACACCATCCTCATGCGGCGGGAGGTTTTGGAACGGCATGGCCTGCGCTACGACCCGGATTACCGCTATGCCGAGGATTATGAATTCTGGGTGCGCTGTTCGGCCCATACCCGCCTCGCCAACCTGCCCGAGGTGATGGTGCGCTACCGTTACCATCCCGGCAATACCAGCAACCGCTTCCGGCGCGAACAGGGCGCGACCGCCGACCGGGTCCGGCGGCGGCAGTTCGAGCGGCTGGGGCTGGCCTTGGACGAGGACGCGCTGGCCCTGTTCAACAGCTTGGTCAAATTCGAATTCCGGGGCGATTTCCGGCGTCTGGCCCAGGCCGGTTCGGGTTTGGTGGCGTTGGCCGACCGGGTCGCGGACCGGCTGGGGATTCCCAGGGCCTTCGCCTACCGCAAGCTCGGCCCGCATTGGTATGGGGCTTGCGGCAGTTTGGCGGACGAAGGCTTGCGGGTGTGGAGTTTGTTCCTCTCGACGCCGATAGGCCGGAGGGCGCTGTGGACCTGGGGCTGGAAACTGTTGGCCCGTTGCGCGGCGCACCGGCCCATCACCGGGCCGGGCCTGGGGGAAGGGCTATGAGGCTGGTCCTGTTGATTCCGGCGCTGGGCGCGGGCGGAGCGGAGCGGGTGATGTCGCTGATGGCGAACCACTGGGCTGGGCGGGGTTGGGATATCCGCCTCCTGACCCTGGACGACGGGACGCGGCCACCGTTCTTCCCCTTGCGCAAAGAAGTCCGGCACCGGCCCTTGGGCTTGCTGCGGGATTCCGCCAACCCGGTCCAGGCCGTGTGGAACAACGCGCGACGGCTCCTGGGGCTGCGGGCGGCGATCCGCGCCGAGCGGCCCGAGGCCGTCATCAGCTTCCTCGACACCACCAACGTCCTGTGCTTGCTGGCGACCCTGGGCCTGGGCCTGCCGGTGGTGGTGTCCGAACATACCAATCCAGAGCGCTACTGGCTGAAGCCGATATGGCACCGGCTGCGGCGCTGGGTCTATCCCCTGGCCCACCGGGTGGTGGTACTGACGCCCCGCACGCTGGATTTTTTCCCGGTTTCGCTGCGCCCGAAATTGCGGGTCGTCCCCAATCCCGTGGTCCCATCCGCGGCCGGGGGCCGGGTCGATATCGCCCTGCCCGCGGGCCGTTGGGTCGTTGCCTTGGGGCGTTTGGTGGAATCGAAGGGCTTCGATCTTTTGATCGAGGCGTTCGCCCGTTTGGGTCCGCGCTATCCAGACTGGTCCTTGCTGATCCTGGGCGAAGGCCCGGCCCGGACCGGGCTGGAAGCTTTGCGCGACCGCTTGGGACTCGGCGGGCGGGTGGGTTTACCGGGCTGGGTGTCCCGGCCCGAGGCGGTGCTGGGCCGGGCCGATTTGTTCGTGCTGTCCTCACGCTTCGAGGGCTTCCCGATGGCGCTGTGCGAGGCCATGGCGGCGGGGGTGGCGGTGGTCGCGGCGGATTGCCCGACCGGCCCGCGCGAAATCGTCCGCGATGGTGTCGATGGGCTGTTGGTGCCCGCCGAGGACGCCGCCGCCCTGGCGGCGGCGATGGAACGCTTGATGGCCGACGGGGCGGAACGGGAGCGGTTCGCGGCGCGGGCGGTCGAGGTGGCCGAACGGTTCGGCATGGACCGGGTCATGGCGCTGTGGGAGGCAGTACTCGAAGGGTGTGGCGATTTGCCCCGGACGGGGTTATGAGGGTATGGGAATGAAATATAAAAGTGTACTCGTCGTGACTTATGGGCGGAGCGGATCTACCCTATTGCAGGGGGTTTTGAATGGCATTCCCGGATGCTTGGTCCGGGGCGAGAATTATAATTTCATTTTCGATCTATATTCCGCCCACACCAAGCTAGTCGCGGCCAAGGCGAAAAAAGGCGAAAAACCCTCGAATTCCTGGTATGGGGCGGATTTGCTGGATGATAGCTTGTTTCTCAGGGAAACCACCGATC includes:
- a CDS encoding O-antigen ligase family protein, with the translated sequence MRAGRSSQGSDAAAHPADVFAQLGLMVFALLAFCAPLASASGLGLIFLAALFSPEARQSFRRDPLLRWSLVLCAYLAVEAAWATIRFPETWAVQLRFLGQWSLCLGFPVLAWGLRGRPERVGWVLLAAFAGLVFGTALHLRGADLWAFRVGQQTGFQMRAGCAGLVWATALLGLLLYAGPALRAVWGTPRLWPRLLFFGGGLYLAVYTLVASQSRISWIALALAVAAGVVYRVRDSWGREDGAKRPYVLVLALVLVGAGIALNTDRIGERVAADRVVVAKILSGDTADLPLSSFKYRYYVQRFGLEKWWESPWFGWGPGSTAYLIKLADRKELVNETDNGRMMGQLHNTYLEILMQGGLVGLGLFLTWAAIFAKPLLRPEYRDRLPEPLGLFVLGGCSILAIWGFAAYGMIVENWPYWRCYWLLLAGIAHTFVVYPPVVRAGALHT
- a CDS encoding ABC transporter permease; this encodes MSNYWLDLWRYRELFYFMAWRDILLRYKRMSIGFAWAVIRPVLTMLIFTLVFSRIAKLPSGGVPYPLLIYTAMLPWQFFATAFTDAGNSLTNKESIIAKVYFPRLIVPASAVIVSFADFVVALVVLAGLMVWYGIVPDLRLCALPAFALLVVLVALGAGLWISALSVKYKDFRYIIPFAVQLGLYISPVGFNSTVVPETWRWVFALNPMVGVIDGFRWSVLGMEPPDLRYSLGVSLALALFLLVSGTAYFRRLERSIAELL
- a CDS encoding ABC transporter ATP-binding protein, whose protein sequence is MTVAVAIEGLGKKFALHHQAGRKSYSTFRDALTDGVKALGKKLVGRGSGKDSIEEFWALDDITLDIREGEKVGVIGRNGAGKSTLLKVLSRIIEPTRGRIRIRGRVASLLEVGTGFHPELTGRENIFFNGSILGMTKAEIVRKFDEIVAFAEVEKFLDTPVKHYSSGMYVRLGFAVAAHLEPEILVVDEVLAVGDARFQKKCLGKLEEVGRQGRTVMFVSHNMSSILQFTDRTILLGGGRVLFDGDSEAGVMQYIRVNEEAGKATDLDTHLPWFKIDSLIFDQSDMAIGFNRPLRFRLDLSVGRKVKELMMTFGIFNSIGARIITARGMLPFLPSGTHGIALEIPDHRLIPGNYSISVVLRSGEDLIFSKEQVIAFELLADDIDDPLLLPIVARAKDRWGSYCAMSAKLDGFKRTESADS
- a CDS encoding sulfotransferase family protein, which encodes MRTLARSVRDFLVWERYRWHCPLVKAALKYKPPQDLLFSTNVSPCYRYVYLGNPKTGASSLKSALADLEARTLDTDMDKYDMELIHNTEISPLKRITYFGAPNPLSYLVDHGFRFFTFVRNPYHRLLSCYRDKILNYQAYQMQKPRLLRAMGRSEKDLAMSITFEQFIRAIVPQSDYRMDPHWRPQTSNTLYEVLDIAFVGRFERYSEDFAAVFEWIGVEPDRIPRYRHLNRSGAATGCAEFYTRELQDLVYQRYEKDFINFSYGYDLPD
- a CDS encoding glycosyltransferase family 2 protein → MPRVTVLMPVYNGGEFLRPAIESVIGQTYTDFEFLIIDDGSTDSSFAVCQEYRDRRIRLVRNEANLGLIATLNKGLELCEGEFIARMDCDDICLPWRLEKQLAFLDAHPDIGICGTWFEKFYGNCSQIMRVPVEDAHIRFSLVMDNAFGHNTILMRREVLERHGLRYDPDYRYAEDYEFWVRCSAHTRLANLPEVMVRYRYHPGNTSNRFRREQGATADRVRRRQFERLGLALDEDALALFNSLVKFEFRGDFRRLAQAGSGLVALADRVADRLGIPRAFAYRKLGPHWYGACGSLADEGLRVWSLFLSTPIGRRALWTWGWKLLARCAAHRPITGPGLGEGL
- a CDS encoding glycosyltransferase family 4 protein, translated to MRLVLLIPALGAGGAERVMSLMANHWAGRGWDIRLLTLDDGTRPPFFPLRKEVRHRPLGLLRDSANPVQAVWNNARRLLGLRAAIRAERPEAVISFLDTTNVLCLLATLGLGLPVVVSEHTNPERYWLKPIWHRLRRWVYPLAHRVVVLTPRTLDFFPVSLRPKLRVVPNPVVPSAAGGRVDIALPAGRWVVALGRLVESKGFDLLIEAFARLGPRYPDWSLLILGEGPARTGLEALRDRLGLGGRVGLPGWVSRPEAVLGRADLFVLSSRFEGFPMALCEAMAAGVAVVAADCPTGPREIVRDGVDGLLVPAEDAAALAAAMERLMADGAERERFAARAVEVAERFGMDRVMALWEAVLEGCGDLPRTGL